A genomic window from Carassius gibelio isolate Cgi1373 ecotype wild population from Czech Republic chromosome A11, carGib1.2-hapl.c, whole genome shotgun sequence includes:
- the si:ch211-86h15.1 gene encoding zinc finger protein 3 homolog isoform X3, producing MRRRQEIELLKRRLQQAGVQMDSETQPCSSETQGKKYTQTFSEEWRSEHDFKDTEMHMKLEVYTQQEEKEEQMPVCSESASLSLCLDNHHDQTPSKDTETQMMDSSENNCPFINKAPQIKTELESNSETITTCQVQQHITKHGSSDSGASDANKITFSHIGSPRQETQTFHPPFRNQEMLTHHRMELAQIRERLADEERKKTAAQARSLKHKQKVYGSPELREAYRKKERERKLQSKQERKRRNKSEKEEIQRVKKVRQIEEVAHDKEQLQTQSQENKKCNFTSSVESKTNLADICLEDVQPEEELSESYPTHRDIHGDPRGTGEYLCVMCNRRFGSHGRLKIHLRVHSGEKPYHCNFCGKNFRQSSHLNTHVRIHTGEKPHICQTCGKTFIDSSARNRHFKKCVLISLQAK from the exons ATGAGAAGAAG ACAGGAGATTGAGCTGCTCAAGAGGAGACTGCAGCAGGCAGGAGTTCAGATGGACTCTG AAACGCAGCCCTGCTCCTCTGAGACTCAAGGAAAGAAATACACCCAGACATTTTCAGAGGAATGGAGATCTGAACACGATTTTAAGGACACTGAGATGCATATGAAACTAGAAGTTTATACACAGCAGGAGGAGAAAGAAGAGCAAATGCCTGTGTGCAGTGAATCAGCATCTTTATCACTGTGTCTGGACAATCATCATGATCAGACGCCCAGCAAAGACACTGAAACCCAAATGATGGACAGTAGTGAGaataattgtccttttattaacAAAGCACCTCAAATAAAGACTGAACTTGAGAGTAATTCTGAAACGATTACCACCTGTCAAGTACAGCAGCACATCACAAAACACGGCTCGAGTGATTCAGGGGCCAGTGATGCCAACAAAATCACATTCAGCCACATTGGATCCCCCAGACAAGAGACACAAACATTTCAT CCGCCCTTCAGAAATCAAGAGATGTTGACGCATCACAGAATGGAGTTGGCCCAGATAAGAGAGAG ATTGGCAGATGAAGAGCGAAAGAAGACTGCAGCTCAAGCTAGATCCCTTAAGCACAAGCAGAAAGTGTACGGGAGTCCTGAGCTTCGTGAGGCGTACaggaaaaaggagagagagag AAAACTGCAATCAAAGCAGGAAAGAAAAAGGAGGAATAAGAGTGAAAAAGAGGAAATTCAAAGAGTTAAGAAGGTCAGACAAATTGAAGAAGTCGCACATGATAAAGAACAACTACAAACAC AATCCCAGGAGAATAAAAAGTGTAATTTTACCTCTTCAGTAGAGTCAAAGACAAACTTGGCTGACATTTGTTTGGAGGACGTACAGCCTGAAGAGGAGCTATCTGAAAGCTACCCGACACATCGTGATATTCACGGAGATCCACGCGGTACAGGAGAGTATTTGTGTGTCATGTGCAACAGGAGATTCGGCTCGCACGGACGGCTGAAAATTCATCTGCGAGTTCATTCTGGAGAGAAACCCTACCACTGCAACTTTTGTGGGAAAAACTTTAGACAATCAAGTCACCTGAACACACACGTGAGGATCCACACGGGAGAGAAACCTCACATCTGTCAGACCTGTGGGAAGACGTTTATTGACTCGAGTGCAAGAAACAGACACTTCAAAAAATGTGTTCTTATCTCTCTGCAAGCAAAATGA
- the si:ch211-86h15.1 gene encoding zinc finger protein 3 homolog isoform X6, protein MDSETQPCSSETQGKKYTQTFSEEWRSEHDFKDTEMHMKLEVYTQQEEKEEQMPVCSESASLSLCLDNHHDQTPSKDTETQMMDSSENNCPFINKAPQIKTELESNSETITTCQVQQHITKHGSSDSGASDANKITFSHIGSPRQETQTFHPPFRNQEMLTHHRMELAQIRERLADEERKKTAAQARSLKHKQKVYGSPELREAYRKKERERKLQSKQERKRRNKSEKEEIQRVKKVRQIEEVAHDKEQLQTQSQENKKCNFTSSVESKTNLADICLEDVQPEEELSESYPTHRDIHGDPRGTGEYLCVMCNRRFGSHGRLKIHLRVHSGEKPYHCNFCGKNFRQSSHLNTHVRIHTGEKPHICQTCGKTFIDSSARNRHFKKCVLISLQAK, encoded by the exons ATGGACTCTG AAACGCAGCCCTGCTCCTCTGAGACTCAAGGAAAGAAATACACCCAGACATTTTCAGAGGAATGGAGATCTGAACACGATTTTAAGGACACTGAGATGCATATGAAACTAGAAGTTTATACACAGCAGGAGGAGAAAGAAGAGCAAATGCCTGTGTGCAGTGAATCAGCATCTTTATCACTGTGTCTGGACAATCATCATGATCAGACGCCCAGCAAAGACACTGAAACCCAAATGATGGACAGTAGTGAGaataattgtccttttattaacAAAGCACCTCAAATAAAGACTGAACTTGAGAGTAATTCTGAAACGATTACCACCTGTCAAGTACAGCAGCACATCACAAAACACGGCTCGAGTGATTCAGGGGCCAGTGATGCCAACAAAATCACATTCAGCCACATTGGATCCCCCAGACAAGAGACACAAACATTTCAT CCGCCCTTCAGAAATCAAGAGATGTTGACGCATCACAGAATGGAGTTGGCCCAGATAAGAGAGAG ATTGGCAGATGAAGAGCGAAAGAAGACTGCAGCTCAAGCTAGATCCCTTAAGCACAAGCAGAAAGTGTACGGGAGTCCTGAGCTTCGTGAGGCGTACaggaaaaaggagagagagag AAAACTGCAATCAAAGCAGGAAAGAAAAAGGAGGAATAAGAGTGAAAAAGAGGAAATTCAAAGAGTTAAGAAGGTCAGACAAATTGAAGAAGTCGCACATGATAAAGAACAACTACAAACAC AATCCCAGGAGAATAAAAAGTGTAATTTTACCTCTTCAGTAGAGTCAAAGACAAACTTGGCTGACATTTGTTTGGAGGACGTACAGCCTGAAGAGGAGCTATCTGAAAGCTACCCGACACATCGTGATATTCACGGAGATCCACGCGGTACAGGAGAGTATTTGTGTGTCATGTGCAACAGGAGATTCGGCTCGCACGGACGGCTGAAAATTCATCTGCGAGTTCATTCTGGAGAGAAACCCTACCACTGCAACTTTTGTGGGAAAAACTTTAGACAATCAAGTCACCTGAACACACACGTGAGGATCCACACGGGAGAGAAACCTCACATCTGTCAGACCTGTGGGAAGACGTTTATTGACTCGAGTGCAAGAAACAGACACTTCAAAAAATGTGTTCTTATCTCTCTGCAAGCAAAATGA
- the si:ch211-86h15.1 gene encoding zinc finger protein with KRAB and SCAN domains 8 isoform X2, whose product MSKLQILSVFLTERLTLAAQEIFKGVEDIFSEYNEEICRSRQEIELLKRRLQQAGVQMDSETQPCSSETQGKKYTQTFSEEWRSEHDFKDTEMHMKLEVYTQQEEKEEQMPVCSESASLSLCLDNHHDQTPSKDTETQMMDSSENNCPFINKAPQIKTELESNSETITTCQVQQHITKHGSSDSGASDANKITFSHIGSPRQETQTFHPPFRNQEMLTHHRMELAQIRERLADEERKKTAAQARSLKHKQKVYGSPELREAYRKKERERKLQSKQERKRRNKSEKEEIQRVKKVRQIEEVAHDKEQLQTLESKTNLADICLEDVQPEEELSESYPTHRDIHGDPRGTGEYLCVMCNRRFGSHGRLKIHLRVHSGEKPYHCNFCGKNFRQSSHLNTHVRIHTGEKPHICQTCGKTFIDSSARNRHFKKCVLISLQAK is encoded by the exons ATGTCTAAGCTgcagattttaagtgtttttCTGACAGAGAGATTAACTCTGGCTGCGCAGGAGATATTTAAGGGTGTGGAAGACATATTTTCAGAGTATAATGAGGAGATTTGTCGCTCCAGACAGGAGATTGAGCTGCTCAAGAGGAGACTGCAGCAGGCAGGAGTTCAGATGGACTCTG AAACGCAGCCCTGCTCCTCTGAGACTCAAGGAAAGAAATACACCCAGACATTTTCAGAGGAATGGAGATCTGAACACGATTTTAAGGACACTGAGATGCATATGAAACTAGAAGTTTATACACAGCAGGAGGAGAAAGAAGAGCAAATGCCTGTGTGCAGTGAATCAGCATCTTTATCACTGTGTCTGGACAATCATCATGATCAGACGCCCAGCAAAGACACTGAAACCCAAATGATGGACAGTAGTGAGaataattgtccttttattaacAAAGCACCTCAAATAAAGACTGAACTTGAGAGTAATTCTGAAACGATTACCACCTGTCAAGTACAGCAGCACATCACAAAACACGGCTCGAGTGATTCAGGGGCCAGTGATGCCAACAAAATCACATTCAGCCACATTGGATCCCCCAGACAAGAGACACAAACATTTCAT CCGCCCTTCAGAAATCAAGAGATGTTGACGCATCACAGAATGGAGTTGGCCCAGATAAGAGAGAG ATTGGCAGATGAAGAGCGAAAGAAGACTGCAGCTCAAGCTAGATCCCTTAAGCACAAGCAGAAAGTGTACGGGAGTCCTGAGCTTCGTGAGGCGTACaggaaaaaggagagagagag AAAACTGCAATCAAAGCAGGAAAGAAAAAGGAGGAATAAGAGTGAAAAAGAGGAAATTCAAAGAGTTAAGAAGGTCAGACAAATTGAAGAAGTCGCACATGATAAAGAACAACTACAAACAC TAGAGTCAAAGACAAACTTGGCTGACATTTGTTTGGAGGACGTACAGCCTGAAGAGGAGCTATCTGAAAGCTACCCGACACATCGTGATATTCACGGAGATCCACGCGGTACAGGAGAGTATTTGTGTGTCATGTGCAACAGGAGATTCGGCTCGCACGGACGGCTGAAAATTCATCTGCGAGTTCATTCTGGAGAGAAACCCTACCACTGCAACTTTTGTGGGAAAAACTTTAGACAATCAAGTCACCTGAACACACACGTGAGGATCCACACGGGAGAGAAACCTCACATCTGTCAGACCTGTGGGAAGACGTTTATTGACTCGAGTGCAAGAAACAGACACTTCAAAAAATGTGTTCTTATCTCTCTGCAAGCAAAATGA
- the si:ch211-86h15.1 gene encoding zinc finger protein 595 isoform X5 — translation MSKLQILSVFLTERLTLAAQEIFKGVEDIFSEYNEEICRSRQEIELLKRRLQQAGVQMDSETQPCSSETQGKKYTQTFSEEWRSEHDFKDTEMHMKLEVYTQQEEKEEQMPVCSESASLSLCLDNHHDQTPSKDTETQMMDSSENNCPFINKAPQIKTELESNSETITTCQVQQHITKHGSSDSGASDANKITFSHIGSPRQETQTFHPPFRNQEMLTHHRMELAQIRERKLQSKQERKRRNKSEKEEIQRVKKVRQIEEVAHDKEQLQTLESKTNLADICLEDVQPEEELSESYPTHRDIHGDPRGTGEYLCVMCNRRFGSHGRLKIHLRVHSGEKPYHCNFCGKNFRQSSHLNTHVRIHTGEKPHICQTCGKTFIDSSARNRHFKKCVLISLQAK, via the exons ATGTCTAAGCTgcagattttaagtgtttttCTGACAGAGAGATTAACTCTGGCTGCGCAGGAGATATTTAAGGGTGTGGAAGACATATTTTCAGAGTATAATGAGGAGATTTGTCGCTCCAGACAGGAGATTGAGCTGCTCAAGAGGAGACTGCAGCAGGCAGGAGTTCAGATGGACTCTG AAACGCAGCCCTGCTCCTCTGAGACTCAAGGAAAGAAATACACCCAGACATTTTCAGAGGAATGGAGATCTGAACACGATTTTAAGGACACTGAGATGCATATGAAACTAGAAGTTTATACACAGCAGGAGGAGAAAGAAGAGCAAATGCCTGTGTGCAGTGAATCAGCATCTTTATCACTGTGTCTGGACAATCATCATGATCAGACGCCCAGCAAAGACACTGAAACCCAAATGATGGACAGTAGTGAGaataattgtccttttattaacAAAGCACCTCAAATAAAGACTGAACTTGAGAGTAATTCTGAAACGATTACCACCTGTCAAGTACAGCAGCACATCACAAAACACGGCTCGAGTGATTCAGGGGCCAGTGATGCCAACAAAATCACATTCAGCCACATTGGATCCCCCAGACAAGAGACACAAACATTTCAT CCGCCCTTCAGAAATCAAGAGATGTTGACGCATCACAGAATGGAGTTGGCCCAGATAAGAGAGAG AAAACTGCAATCAAAGCAGGAAAGAAAAAGGAGGAATAAGAGTGAAAAAGAGGAAATTCAAAGAGTTAAGAAGGTCAGACAAATTGAAGAAGTCGCACATGATAAAGAACAACTACAAACAC TAGAGTCAAAGACAAACTTGGCTGACATTTGTTTGGAGGACGTACAGCCTGAAGAGGAGCTATCTGAAAGCTACCCGACACATCGTGATATTCACGGAGATCCACGCGGTACAGGAGAGTATTTGTGTGTCATGTGCAACAGGAGATTCGGCTCGCACGGACGGCTGAAAATTCATCTGCGAGTTCATTCTGGAGAGAAACCCTACCACTGCAACTTTTGTGGGAAAAACTTTAGACAATCAAGTCACCTGAACACACACGTGAGGATCCACACGGGAGAGAAACCTCACATCTGTCAGACCTGTGGGAAGACGTTTATTGACTCGAGTGCAAGAAACAGACACTTCAAAAAATGTGTTCTTATCTCTCTGCAAGCAAAATGA
- the si:ch211-86h15.1 gene encoding zinc finger protein 595 isoform X4 — protein MSKLQILSVFLTERLTLAAQEIFKGVEDIFSEYNEEICRSRQEIELLKRRLQQAGVQMDSETQPCSSETQGKKYTQTFSEEWRSEHDFKDTEMHMKLEVYTQQEEKEEQMPVCSESASLSLCLDNHHDQTPSKDTETQMMDSSENNCPFINKAPQIKTELESNSETITTCQVQQHITKHGSSDSGASDANKITFSHIGSPRQETQTFHPPFRNQEMLTHHRMELAQIRERKLQSKQERKRRNKSEKEEIQRVKKVRQIEEVAHDKEQLQTQSQENKKCNFTSSVESKTNLADICLEDVQPEEELSESYPTHRDIHGDPRGTGEYLCVMCNRRFGSHGRLKIHLRVHSGEKPYHCNFCGKNFRQSSHLNTHVRIHTGEKPHICQTCGKTFIDSSARNRHFKKCVLISLQAK, from the exons ATGTCTAAGCTgcagattttaagtgtttttCTGACAGAGAGATTAACTCTGGCTGCGCAGGAGATATTTAAGGGTGTGGAAGACATATTTTCAGAGTATAATGAGGAGATTTGTCGCTCCAGACAGGAGATTGAGCTGCTCAAGAGGAGACTGCAGCAGGCAGGAGTTCAGATGGACTCTG AAACGCAGCCCTGCTCCTCTGAGACTCAAGGAAAGAAATACACCCAGACATTTTCAGAGGAATGGAGATCTGAACACGATTTTAAGGACACTGAGATGCATATGAAACTAGAAGTTTATACACAGCAGGAGGAGAAAGAAGAGCAAATGCCTGTGTGCAGTGAATCAGCATCTTTATCACTGTGTCTGGACAATCATCATGATCAGACGCCCAGCAAAGACACTGAAACCCAAATGATGGACAGTAGTGAGaataattgtccttttattaacAAAGCACCTCAAATAAAGACTGAACTTGAGAGTAATTCTGAAACGATTACCACCTGTCAAGTACAGCAGCACATCACAAAACACGGCTCGAGTGATTCAGGGGCCAGTGATGCCAACAAAATCACATTCAGCCACATTGGATCCCCCAGACAAGAGACACAAACATTTCAT CCGCCCTTCAGAAATCAAGAGATGTTGACGCATCACAGAATGGAGTTGGCCCAGATAAGAGAGAG AAAACTGCAATCAAAGCAGGAAAGAAAAAGGAGGAATAAGAGTGAAAAAGAGGAAATTCAAAGAGTTAAGAAGGTCAGACAAATTGAAGAAGTCGCACATGATAAAGAACAACTACAAACAC AATCCCAGGAGAATAAAAAGTGTAATTTTACCTCTTCAGTAGAGTCAAAGACAAACTTGGCTGACATTTGTTTGGAGGACGTACAGCCTGAAGAGGAGCTATCTGAAAGCTACCCGACACATCGTGATATTCACGGAGATCCACGCGGTACAGGAGAGTATTTGTGTGTCATGTGCAACAGGAGATTCGGCTCGCACGGACGGCTGAAAATTCATCTGCGAGTTCATTCTGGAGAGAAACCCTACCACTGCAACTTTTGTGGGAAAAACTTTAGACAATCAAGTCACCTGAACACACACGTGAGGATCCACACGGGAGAGAAACCTCACATCTGTCAGACCTGTGGGAAGACGTTTATTGACTCGAGTGCAAGAAACAGACACTTCAAAAAATGTGTTCTTATCTCTCTGCAAGCAAAATGA
- the si:ch211-86h15.1 gene encoding zinc finger protein 287 isoform X1, translated as MSKLQILSVFLTERLTLAAQEIFKGVEDIFSEYNEEICRSRQEIELLKRRLQQAGVQMDSETQPCSSETQGKKYTQTFSEEWRSEHDFKDTEMHMKLEVYTQQEEKEEQMPVCSESASLSLCLDNHHDQTPSKDTETQMMDSSENNCPFINKAPQIKTELESNSETITTCQVQQHITKHGSSDSGASDANKITFSHIGSPRQETQTFHPPFRNQEMLTHHRMELAQIRERLADEERKKTAAQARSLKHKQKVYGSPELREAYRKKERERKLQSKQERKRRNKSEKEEIQRVKKVRQIEEVAHDKEQLQTQSQENKKCNFTSSVESKTNLADICLEDVQPEEELSESYPTHRDIHGDPRGTGEYLCVMCNRRFGSHGRLKIHLRVHSGEKPYHCNFCGKNFRQSSHLNTHVRIHTGEKPHICQTCGKTFIDSSARNRHFKKCVLISLQAK; from the exons ATGTCTAAGCTgcagattttaagtgtttttCTGACAGAGAGATTAACTCTGGCTGCGCAGGAGATATTTAAGGGTGTGGAAGACATATTTTCAGAGTATAATGAGGAGATTTGTCGCTCCAGACAGGAGATTGAGCTGCTCAAGAGGAGACTGCAGCAGGCAGGAGTTCAGATGGACTCTG AAACGCAGCCCTGCTCCTCTGAGACTCAAGGAAAGAAATACACCCAGACATTTTCAGAGGAATGGAGATCTGAACACGATTTTAAGGACACTGAGATGCATATGAAACTAGAAGTTTATACACAGCAGGAGGAGAAAGAAGAGCAAATGCCTGTGTGCAGTGAATCAGCATCTTTATCACTGTGTCTGGACAATCATCATGATCAGACGCCCAGCAAAGACACTGAAACCCAAATGATGGACAGTAGTGAGaataattgtccttttattaacAAAGCACCTCAAATAAAGACTGAACTTGAGAGTAATTCTGAAACGATTACCACCTGTCAAGTACAGCAGCACATCACAAAACACGGCTCGAGTGATTCAGGGGCCAGTGATGCCAACAAAATCACATTCAGCCACATTGGATCCCCCAGACAAGAGACACAAACATTTCAT CCGCCCTTCAGAAATCAAGAGATGTTGACGCATCACAGAATGGAGTTGGCCCAGATAAGAGAGAG ATTGGCAGATGAAGAGCGAAAGAAGACTGCAGCTCAAGCTAGATCCCTTAAGCACAAGCAGAAAGTGTACGGGAGTCCTGAGCTTCGTGAGGCGTACaggaaaaaggagagagagag AAAACTGCAATCAAAGCAGGAAAGAAAAAGGAGGAATAAGAGTGAAAAAGAGGAAATTCAAAGAGTTAAGAAGGTCAGACAAATTGAAGAAGTCGCACATGATAAAGAACAACTACAAACAC AATCCCAGGAGAATAAAAAGTGTAATTTTACCTCTTCAGTAGAGTCAAAGACAAACTTGGCTGACATTTGTTTGGAGGACGTACAGCCTGAAGAGGAGCTATCTGAAAGCTACCCGACACATCGTGATATTCACGGAGATCCACGCGGTACAGGAGAGTATTTGTGTGTCATGTGCAACAGGAGATTCGGCTCGCACGGACGGCTGAAAATTCATCTGCGAGTTCATTCTGGAGAGAAACCCTACCACTGCAACTTTTGTGGGAAAAACTTTAGACAATCAAGTCACCTGAACACACACGTGAGGATCCACACGGGAGAGAAACCTCACATCTGTCAGACCTGTGGGAAGACGTTTATTGACTCGAGTGCAAGAAACAGACACTTCAAAAAATGTGTTCTTATCTCTCTGCAAGCAAAATGA
- the si:ch211-86h15.1 gene encoding uncharacterized protein si:ch211-86h15.1 isoform X7 yields MSKLQILSVFLTERLTLAAQEIFKGVEDIFSEYNEEICRSRQEIELLKRRLQQAGVQMDSETQPCSSETQGKKYTQTFSEEWRSEHDFKDTEMHMKLEVYTQQEEKEEQMPVCSESASLSLCLDNHHDQTPSKDTETQMMDSSENNCPFINKAPQIKTELESNSETITTCQVQQHITKHGSSDSGASDANKITFSHIGSPRQETQTFHPPFRNQEMLTHHRMELAQIRERLADEERKKTAAQARSLKHKQKVYGSPELREAYRKKERERYQRRKSQGKVKFAKDLNPIELRRQQKKWRENSAAYRRKKTFQEVLVNIKEDINQAIPEPEPSTSSDQHYGVFNVH; encoded by the exons ATGTCTAAGCTgcagattttaagtgtttttCTGACAGAGAGATTAACTCTGGCTGCGCAGGAGATATTTAAGGGTGTGGAAGACATATTTTCAGAGTATAATGAGGAGATTTGTCGCTCCAGACAGGAGATTGAGCTGCTCAAGAGGAGACTGCAGCAGGCAGGAGTTCAGATGGACTCTG AAACGCAGCCCTGCTCCTCTGAGACTCAAGGAAAGAAATACACCCAGACATTTTCAGAGGAATGGAGATCTGAACACGATTTTAAGGACACTGAGATGCATATGAAACTAGAAGTTTATACACAGCAGGAGGAGAAAGAAGAGCAAATGCCTGTGTGCAGTGAATCAGCATCTTTATCACTGTGTCTGGACAATCATCATGATCAGACGCCCAGCAAAGACACTGAAACCCAAATGATGGACAGTAGTGAGaataattgtccttttattaacAAAGCACCTCAAATAAAGACTGAACTTGAGAGTAATTCTGAAACGATTACCACCTGTCAAGTACAGCAGCACATCACAAAACACGGCTCGAGTGATTCAGGGGCCAGTGATGCCAACAAAATCACATTCAGCCACATTGGATCCCCCAGACAAGAGACACAAACATTTCAT CCGCCCTTCAGAAATCAAGAGATGTTGACGCATCACAGAATGGAGTTGGCCCAGATAAGAGAGAG ATTGGCAGATGAAGAGCGAAAGAAGACTGCAGCTCAAGCTAGATCCCTTAAGCACAAGCAGAAAGTGTACGGGAGTCCTGAGCTTCGTGAGGCGTACaggaaaaaggagagagagag ATATCAAAGACGAAAATCTCAGGGGAAAGTGAAATTCGCTAAAGATCTGAACCCAATAGAATTAAGAAGACAACAGAAAAAGTGGAGGGAGAATTCAGCCGCTTACAggagaaagaaaacatttcaggaGGTTTTAGTCAATATTAAAGAAGACATTAATCAAGCCATCCCAGAGCCAGAGCCGTCCACCTCCTCTGATCAACATTATGGGGTTTTTAATGTTCACTGA
- the LOC128022376 gene encoding myogenin codes for MELFETNPYFFADQRFYEGGDNFFQSRVTGGFDQTGFQDRSSMLGLCGDGRLLSNGVGLEDKPSPSSSLGLSMSPQEQQHCPGQCLPWACKVCKRKSVTMDRRKAATMREKRRLKKVNEAFEALKRSTLMNPNQRLPKVEILRSAIQYIERLQALVSSLNQQEHQQGNLHYRSTAPQGVPSSSDQGSGSTCCSSPEWSSASEHCAPTYSSTHEDLLNDNSSEQTNLRSLTSIVDSITGTEVTPVPYSVDISK; via the exons ATGGAGCTTTTTGAGACCAACCCATACTTCTTCGCAGACCAGCGTTTTTACGAAGGTGGCGATAACTTCTTCCAGTCCAGGGTGACTGGAGGCTTCGACCAAACAGGATTTCAGGACCGAAGCTCCATGTTGGGTTTGTGTGGAGACGGAAGGCTGCTGTCAAATGGAGTTGGGTTGGAGGACAAACCGTCTCCATCTTCTAGCCTCGGTCTGTCCATGTCTCCTCAGGAGCAGCAGCACTGTCCGGGTCAGTGTCTGCCCTGGGCCTGCAAGGTGTGTAAGCGCAAGTCGGTGACCATGGACAGACGGAAAGCTGCCACTATGAGGGAAAAGAGGAGGCTGAAGAAAGTCAACGAGGCCTTTGAGGCTCTTAAGAGGAGCACGCTCATGAATCCCAACCAGAGGCTGCCTAAGGTGGAAATCCTGCGCAGCGCCATCCAGTACATCGAGAGACTCCAGGCACTGGTCAGCTCTCTCAACCAGCAGGAACATCAGCAGGGAAACCTGCATTACAGGTCCACAGCTCCTCAAGGG GTGCCGTCCTCTAGCGATCAGGGCTCTGGCAGCACCTGCTGTAGCAGTCCAGAGTGGAGCAGTGCGTCCGAGCACTGTGCCCCCACCTACAGCTCCACCCACGAGG ATCTCCTGAATGACAACTCCTCAGAGCAAACCAACCTGAGGTCTCTGACGTCTATTGTGGACAGCATAACGGGAACAGAGGTGACTCCAGTCCCCTACTCAGTGGACATAAGCAAATAA